One Solea senegalensis isolate Sse05_10M linkage group LG3, IFAPA_SoseM_1, whole genome shotgun sequence genomic window carries:
- the zdhhc21 gene encoding palmitoyltransferase ZDHHC21 isoform X1, with protein sequence MKLRLHFVVDPMGWLCISMVFGIWLYNSFFIPKLVLLPHYNEGHIPWAMVVCYYIASALCLMALFRASTADPGRLPVDPHIPHSEREHWELCNKCNLMRPKRSHHCSRCGHCVRRMDHHCPWINNCVGEDNHWLFLQLCLYTQVLSLFTLVLDFCQYYYFQPLTGLDQEKFTTRHELALLRVSALMGVVMFGGMSSLFYTQMTGILSDTTTIEKMANFSNEIYGSKKSWQWALAEVCGTRWKLLWLLPLRSRQPLKSGHHFRSHV encoded by the exons ATGAAGCTTCGACTTCACTTTGTGGTGGACCCCATGGGTTGGCTGTGCATCAGTATGGTGTTTGGGATTTGGCTCTACAACTCATTCTTCATTCCTAAGCTGGTTCTCCTTCCTCACTACAATGAAGGACACATTCCCTGGGCCATGGTTGTTT GTTATTACATAGCATCAGCACTCTGCTTAATGGCCCTGTTCAGAGCTTCCACAGCAGATCCTGGTCGTCTTCCCGTGGACCCCCACATACCTCACTCAG AGCGGGAGCACTGGGAGCTGTGCAATAAGTGCAACTTAATGAGACCTAAAAGATCCCACCACTGCAGTCGTTGTGGTCACTGTGTACGCAGGATGGACCATCACTGTCCCTG GATCAATAACTGTGTGGGTGAAGACAACCACTGGCTCTTCCTGCAGCTCTGTTTGTACACTCAGGTACTAAGTCTGTTCACACTGGTGTTGGACTTCTGCCAGTACTATTACTTCCAGCCACTGACAGGACTAGACCAG GAGAAGTTTACAACACGCCATGAACTGGCTCTGCTGCGAGTCTCAGCGCTAATGGGTGTTGTCATGTTTGGTGGCATGTCAAGCCTGTTTTACACCCAGATGACAGGCATTCTCTCT GACACTACCACCATTGAGAAAATGGCTAATTTCTCAAATGAAAT ATATGGCTCAAAGAAATCCTGGCAGTGGGCGTTAGCTGAAGTCTGTGGCACCCGCTGGAAACTGTTATGGCTCCTCCCACTCCGAAGCAGGCAGCCGCTCAAGTCCGGCCACCACTTCCGTAGCCATGTGTAG
- the zdhhc21 gene encoding palmitoyltransferase ZDHHC21 isoform X2 → MRPKRSHHCSRCGHCVRRMDHHCPWINNCVGEDNHWLFLQLCLYTQVLSLFTLVLDFCQYYYFQPLTGLDQEKFTTRHELALLRVSALMGVVMFGGMSSLFYTQMTGILSDTTTIEKMANFSNEIYGSKKSWQWALAEVCGTRWKLLWLLPLRSRQPLKSGHHFRSHV, encoded by the exons ATGAGACCTAAAAGATCCCACCACTGCAGTCGTTGTGGTCACTGTGTACGCAGGATGGACCATCACTGTCCCTG GATCAATAACTGTGTGGGTGAAGACAACCACTGGCTCTTCCTGCAGCTCTGTTTGTACACTCAGGTACTAAGTCTGTTCACACTGGTGTTGGACTTCTGCCAGTACTATTACTTCCAGCCACTGACAGGACTAGACCAG GAGAAGTTTACAACACGCCATGAACTGGCTCTGCTGCGAGTCTCAGCGCTAATGGGTGTTGTCATGTTTGGTGGCATGTCAAGCCTGTTTTACACCCAGATGACAGGCATTCTCTCT GACACTACCACCATTGAGAAAATGGCTAATTTCTCAAATGAAAT ATATGGCTCAAAGAAATCCTGGCAGTGGGCGTTAGCTGAAGTCTGTGGCACCCGCTGGAAACTGTTATGGCTCCTCCCACTCCGAAGCAGGCAGCCGCTCAAGTCCGGCCACCACTTCCGTAGCCATGTGTAG